The Oryzias melastigma strain HK-1 linkage group LG13, ASM292280v2, whole genome shotgun sequence genome window below encodes:
- the capn12 gene encoding calpain-12 isoform X2: protein MTSSNETPVGSFENPIKFRDQDYETLREQSLKSKKLFSDPTFPAEKKSIGMPEDPSPGKAITWKRPKEISPDAVFVEGTTGTTDICQGQLGDCWLLAALSALTIHPTLFVKVVPSNQTLSDPYAGIFRFRFWQYGEWVEVVVDDRLPVREGRLLFSYSNTRNEFWSALVEKAYAKLVGSYASLKGGNISEGMEDFTGGIARSVLVSSRTPQVLWRSLTAALSRGSLLSSFIQACNSREVGKVTADGLVKGHAYAITETHKVKKGSEEVLLLRLRNPWGFIEYSGPWSDKGNEWNSLDASEKQQIELKIKEDGEFWISADDFSRIFNVVEVCSVSPDSFEEGDASASPGGWVISEHKGSWAPGFSAGGSRRYNRSFWKNPQFQLVLREQDQEDEEDSEEEEDDNDDEDKIDEGNEMMSSEEKTRVEKQKKRAKQCTVLVELLQKNGRQNDQINFMYIAFHVYKQQGNCLDRSFFMSNRPVGRSGKYKAQRGVWRKLRLDPGNYIIVGSTYRPDKAGEFFIRIFSKIKNTLGTNDFSCTSSYLPVMAAPVSPEDQMRVESTFNKKSGPDGRLNAKEVMKMLNSVLEQIYHLPLDIVRQLIFGMNTKGRSTLSRKQAQTLMSDVRSLQSIFVQYDEDSSGTMSPFEFSVALDAVGMKCDSSVMQLLSERFVTGELHMPFHCFVSCITRLRKLFALYESETSEEVKNRGINAWLLRFLTV, encoded by the exons ATGACTTCCAGCAACGAGACACCCGTCGGGTCATTTGAGAACCCCATCAAGTTTCGGGACCAGGATTACGAAACTCTCCGGGAGCAGAGCCTCAAGTCCAAGAAGCTGTTTTCAGACCCAACATTCCCAGCTGAGAAGAAGTCCATCGGGATGCCTGAAGATCCCAGTCCAGGAAAGGCAATCACGTGGAAACGACCCAAG GAAATCAGTCCGGATGCTGTGTTTGTGGAGGGCACCACTGGGACCACTGACATCTGTCAGGGCCAACTGG gtgaCTGTTGGCTCCTGGCGGCTTTATCTGCTCTGACCATCCACCCGACACTCTTTGTGAAGGTGGTGCCCTCCAACCAAACCCTGAGTGACCCTTACGCAGGGATCTTTCGCTTTAGG TTCTGGCAGTATGGTGAGTGGGTGGAGGTGGTTGTGGATGACAGGCTGCCAGTACGGGAAGGCCGTCTGCTCTTCAGCTACTCTAACACCCGCAATGAGTTCTGGAGCGCTCTGGTGGAGAAGGCCTATGCCAA GTTAGTGGGATCCTACGCCAGCCTGAAGGGGGGTAACATTTCAGAAGGTATGGAGGATTTCACCGGAGGGATTGCACGCTCCGTTTTGGTCTCCTCTCGTACCCCTCAGGTGCTCTGGAGGTCTCTGACCGCGGCGCTGTCCAGAGGTAGTCTGCTCAGCTCGTTCATCCAG GCCTGCAACTCCCGTGAAGTTGGGAAAGTGACGGCAGATGGACTGGTGAAGGGCCATGCTTACGCCATCACTGAGACTCACAAA GTGAAGAAAGGGTCAGAGGAGGTTTTACTGCTGAGGCTGAGGAATCCGTGGGGCTTTATTGAATACTCTGGACCCTGGAGTGATAA GGGCAACGAGTGGAACAGCCTTGACGCATCAGAGAAGCAACAAATTGAGCTGAAAATCAAAGAAGACGGAGAGTTCTG GATCAGCGCAGATGACTTTAGCCGAATCTTCAACGTGGTGGAGGTCTGCAGCGTGAGTCCGGACTCTTTTGAAGAGGGGGATGCATCTGCCAGCCCGGGAGGTTGGGTTATCAGTGAGCACAAAGGATCCTGGGCACCTGGGTTCTCCGCTGGTGGAAGCCGACGATACAACA GATCCTTCTGGAAGAACCCACAGTTCcagctggtgctcagagagcaggaccaggaagacgaggaggacagtgaggaggaagaggacgaTAACGACGATGAAGACAAAATAGATGAGGGCAATGAGATGATGAGCTCAGAGGAGAAGACGAGAGtggagaagcagaagaagagaGCAAAGCAGTGCACTGTTCTGGTGGAGCTTCTGCAGAAAAACGGCAGGCAGAATGACCAGATTAACTTTATGTACATTGCTTTCCACGTCTACAAG CAACAAGGTAACTGTCTGGACCGCAGTTTCTTCATGAGTAACCGCCCAGTGGGTCGTTCTGGAAAATACAAGGCTCAGAG AGGAGTGTGGAGGAAACTGCGGCTGGATCCCGGGAACTACATCATCGTGGGATCCACGTACCGCCCGGACAAGGCCGGAGAGTTCTTTATTCGCATTTTCTCCAAGATCAAAAACACTCTGGG gacGAATGATTTTAGCTGCACCTCCAGCTATCTACCA GTTATGGCCGCTCCTGTTTCTCCAGAAGATCAAATGCGAGTTGAGagcactttcaataaaaaatctgGCCCT GATGGCAGACTCAACGCCAAAGAGGTCATGAAGATGTTGAACTCAG ttcttgAACAAATATACCATCTACCGCTGGACATTGTCAGACAGCTAATCTTTGGAATGAAT ACTAAAGGACGATCCACTCTCAGCCGCAAGCAGGCACAAACCCTGATGTCTGATGTGCGCAGTCTGCAG TCCATCTTTGTCCAGTACGATGAGGACTCCTCTGGAACCATGAGCCCCTTTGAGTTCAGCGTGGCTCTGGATGCTGTCG GGATGAAGTGCGATTCGTCTGTGATGCAGCTGCTGTCGGAGCGGTTTGTGACTGGAGAGCTTCACATGCCCTTCCATTGCTTCGTGTCATGCATCACCAGGCTCCGCAAGCTCTTTG CTCTGTATGAATCAGAGACGAGTGAGGAGGTAAAAAACAGAGGGATCAATGCT TGGCTGCTTCGGTTTCTGACCGTGTGA
- the capn12 gene encoding calpain-12 isoform X1, whose protein sequence is MTSSNETPVGSFENPIKFRDQDYETLREQSLKSKKLFSDPTFPAEKKSIGMPEDPSPGKAITWKRPKEISPDAVFVEGTTGTTDICQGQLGDCWLLAALSALTIHPTLFVKVVPSNQTLSDPYAGIFRFRFWQYGEWVEVVVDDRLPVREGRLLFSYSNTRNEFWSALVEKAYAKLVGSYASLKGGNISEGMEDFTGGIARSVLVSSRTPQVLWRSLTAALSRGSLLSSFIQACNSREVGKVTADGLVKGHAYAITETHKVKKGSEEVLLLRLRNPWGFIEYSGPWSDKGNEWNSLDASEKQQIELKIKEDGEFWISADDFSRIFNVVEVCSVSPDSFEEGDASASPGGWVISEHKGSWAPGFSAGGSRRYNRSFWKNPQFQLVLREQDQEDEEDSEEEEDDNDDEDKIDEGNEMMSSEEKTRVEKQKKRAKQCTVLVELLQKNGRQNDQINFMYIAFHVYKVPLEQQGNCLDRSFFMSNRPVGRSGKYKAQRGVWRKLRLDPGNYIIVGSTYRPDKAGEFFIRIFSKIKNTLGTNDFSCTSSYLPVMAAPVSPEDQMRVESTFNKKSGPDGRLNAKEVMKMLNSVLEQIYHLPLDIVRQLIFGMNTKGRSTLSRKQAQTLMSDVRSLQSIFVQYDEDSSGTMSPFEFSVALDAVGMKCDSSVMQLLSERFVTGELHMPFHCFVSCITRLRKLFALYESETSEEVKNRGINAWLLRFLTV, encoded by the exons ATGACTTCCAGCAACGAGACACCCGTCGGGTCATTTGAGAACCCCATCAAGTTTCGGGACCAGGATTACGAAACTCTCCGGGAGCAGAGCCTCAAGTCCAAGAAGCTGTTTTCAGACCCAACATTCCCAGCTGAGAAGAAGTCCATCGGGATGCCTGAAGATCCCAGTCCAGGAAAGGCAATCACGTGGAAACGACCCAAG GAAATCAGTCCGGATGCTGTGTTTGTGGAGGGCACCACTGGGACCACTGACATCTGTCAGGGCCAACTGG gtgaCTGTTGGCTCCTGGCGGCTTTATCTGCTCTGACCATCCACCCGACACTCTTTGTGAAGGTGGTGCCCTCCAACCAAACCCTGAGTGACCCTTACGCAGGGATCTTTCGCTTTAGG TTCTGGCAGTATGGTGAGTGGGTGGAGGTGGTTGTGGATGACAGGCTGCCAGTACGGGAAGGCCGTCTGCTCTTCAGCTACTCTAACACCCGCAATGAGTTCTGGAGCGCTCTGGTGGAGAAGGCCTATGCCAA GTTAGTGGGATCCTACGCCAGCCTGAAGGGGGGTAACATTTCAGAAGGTATGGAGGATTTCACCGGAGGGATTGCACGCTCCGTTTTGGTCTCCTCTCGTACCCCTCAGGTGCTCTGGAGGTCTCTGACCGCGGCGCTGTCCAGAGGTAGTCTGCTCAGCTCGTTCATCCAG GCCTGCAACTCCCGTGAAGTTGGGAAAGTGACGGCAGATGGACTGGTGAAGGGCCATGCTTACGCCATCACTGAGACTCACAAA GTGAAGAAAGGGTCAGAGGAGGTTTTACTGCTGAGGCTGAGGAATCCGTGGGGCTTTATTGAATACTCTGGACCCTGGAGTGATAA GGGCAACGAGTGGAACAGCCTTGACGCATCAGAGAAGCAACAAATTGAGCTGAAAATCAAAGAAGACGGAGAGTTCTG GATCAGCGCAGATGACTTTAGCCGAATCTTCAACGTGGTGGAGGTCTGCAGCGTGAGTCCGGACTCTTTTGAAGAGGGGGATGCATCTGCCAGCCCGGGAGGTTGGGTTATCAGTGAGCACAAAGGATCCTGGGCACCTGGGTTCTCCGCTGGTGGAAGCCGACGATACAACA GATCCTTCTGGAAGAACCCACAGTTCcagctggtgctcagagagcaggaccaggaagacgaggaggacagtgaggaggaagaggacgaTAACGACGATGAAGACAAAATAGATGAGGGCAATGAGATGATGAGCTCAGAGGAGAAGACGAGAGtggagaagcagaagaagagaGCAAAGCAGTGCACTGTTCTGGTGGAGCTTCTGCAGAAAAACGGCAGGCAGAATGACCAGATTAACTTTATGTACATTGCTTTCCACGTCTACAAG GTTCCTCTTGAG CAACAAGGTAACTGTCTGGACCGCAGTTTCTTCATGAGTAACCGCCCAGTGGGTCGTTCTGGAAAATACAAGGCTCAGAG AGGAGTGTGGAGGAAACTGCGGCTGGATCCCGGGAACTACATCATCGTGGGATCCACGTACCGCCCGGACAAGGCCGGAGAGTTCTTTATTCGCATTTTCTCCAAGATCAAAAACACTCTGGG gacGAATGATTTTAGCTGCACCTCCAGCTATCTACCA GTTATGGCCGCTCCTGTTTCTCCAGAAGATCAAATGCGAGTTGAGagcactttcaataaaaaatctgGCCCT GATGGCAGACTCAACGCCAAAGAGGTCATGAAGATGTTGAACTCAG ttcttgAACAAATATACCATCTACCGCTGGACATTGTCAGACAGCTAATCTTTGGAATGAAT ACTAAAGGACGATCCACTCTCAGCCGCAAGCAGGCACAAACCCTGATGTCTGATGTGCGCAGTCTGCAG TCCATCTTTGTCCAGTACGATGAGGACTCCTCTGGAACCATGAGCCCCTTTGAGTTCAGCGTGGCTCTGGATGCTGTCG GGATGAAGTGCGATTCGTCTGTGATGCAGCTGCTGTCGGAGCGGTTTGTGACTGGAGAGCTTCACATGCCCTTCCATTGCTTCGTGTCATGCATCACCAGGCTCCGCAAGCTCTTTG CTCTGTATGAATCAGAGACGAGTGAGGAGGTAAAAAACAGAGGGATCAATGCT TGGCTGCTTCGGTTTCTGACCGTGTGA